From the genome of Ananas comosus cultivar F153 linkage group 18, ASM154086v1, whole genome shotgun sequence, one region includes:
- the LOC109724273 gene encoding oxysterol-binding protein-related protein 3A-like, whose amino-acid sequence MDSTGEKSSGGGFFSSLASGMRNWGSAVHKSVNGLLGYEGLEVINPEGGTEDAEAEAQRGRWKQEDRDSYWKMMHKYIGSDVTSMVTLPVIIFEPMTMLQKMAEIMEYCHLLDQADECEDPYMRMAYASSWAISVYFAYQRTWKPFNPILGETYEMVNHDGITFLSEQVSHHPPMSVGHSENEHFTYDITSKLKTKFLGNSLEVYPVGRTRVTLKRDGVVLDLVPPPTKVNNLIFGRTWVDSPGEMIMTNLTTGDKVVLYFQPCGWFGAGRYEVDGYVYSAAEEPKLLMTGKWNELMSCQPCDLEGEPLPGTELKEIWRVAATPPNDKFQYTYFAHKINSFDTAPKQLLASDSRLRPDRYALEKGDLSKAGTEKSRLEDQQRGEKRNREAKGDQYSPRWFNLTGEITPTPWGDLEVYEYNGKYTEHRARIDSSNSNDEIGITSIGFNPWQYTNSPAE is encoded by the exons ATGGATTCGACGGGCGAGAAGTCGTCGGGAGGTGGGTTCTTCTCCTCGCTCGCCTCCGGCATGAGGAATTGGGGTAGCGCCGTGCACAAATCGGTCAATGG GTTGTTGGGTTATGAAGGACTCGAAGTAATCAATCCTGAAGGAGGTACAGAGGATGCAGAGGCTGAAGCTCAGAGAGGAAGGTGGAAGCAAGAG GACCGGGATAGTTATTGGAAGATGATGCACAAGTATATAGGATCCGATGTTACATCAATGGTGACACTTCCTGTTATTATTTTTGAGCCGATGACAATGCTTCAGAAAATGGCAGAG ATAATGGAGTACTGTCACCTATTAGATCAGGCAGATGAATGTGAGGATCCTTACATGAGAATGGCATATGCTT CTTCGTGGGCAATATCGGTCTATTTTGCTTATCAACGAACTTGGAAGCCCTTCAACCCTATCCTCGGAGAGACTTACGAGATGGTTAATCATGATGGCATCACATTTCTCTCAGAGCAG GTCAGCCATCATCCCCCCATGAGTGTTGGGCATTCTGAAAATGAGCATTTTACCTATGATATAACTTCCAAGTTGAAAACTAAGTTCTTAGGAAACTCGTTGGAAGTCTATCCCGTTGGAAG GACTCGGGTAACCCTTAAAAGAGACGGCGTTGTCTTGGATTTGGTGCCGCCTCCTACAAAGGTCAACAACCTGATATTTGGACGCACATGGGTTGACTCACCTGGAGAAATGATTATGACAAACTTGACAACAGGGGACaaagttgttttatattttcaaccatGTGGCTGGTTTGG TGCTGGCCGATATGAAGTTGATGGATATGTATACAGTGCTGCAGAGGAACCAAAGTTGCTAATGACTGGGAAGTGGAATGAATTGATGAGTTGCCAACCATGTGATCTCGAAGGAGAGCCCTTACCTGGCACTGAACTGAAAGAG ATCTGGAGAGTAGCAGCTACTCCACCGAATGACAAGTTCCAGTACACATACTTTGCTCACAAAATAAACAGCTTCGACACAGCCCCAAAACAGCTATTGGCATCGGACTCTAGGTTGCGACCTGATAGATACGCTCTTGAAAAAGGTGATTTGTCCAAAGCGGGTACTGAAAAGAGTAG ACTGGAGGATCAGCAGAGAGGGGAGAAAAGAAATCGTGAGGCTAAGGGGGACCAGTATTCTCCGAGATGGTTCAATTTGACTGGTGAAATCACTCCCACTCCTTGGGGCGACTTGGAGGTTTATGAATACAATGGTAAATATACTGAACACAGGGCCAGAATCGATAGCTCTAATTCGAACGACGAGATCGGCATCACTTCAATTGGATTCAACCCATGGCAGTATACTAACTCGCCTGCTGAATGA